The following proteins are co-located in the Candidatus Methylomirabilis sp. genome:
- a CDS encoding post-COAP-1 domain-containing protein encodes MQRTLFVLMLAALALTGGSVGAQVIVPPDFVTGGGYIFGTPSGARGNFGVGGGVKNGAFGGHLNYIDHDSDLHVKATSITGYVFVDPQTRSICGTYATNTGETGSFLVTVTDMGEPDGDDIFEITLVESDYSAAGDLGGPGPGGGNIRLHGSNPSNTPPTEGVCPDDGNGIPV; translated from the coding sequence ATGCAGAGAACCCTTTTCGTCCTCATGCTCGCGGCATTGGCGCTCACGGGAGGTTCCGTCGGTGCCCAGGTGATCGTCCCCCCCGACTTCGTGACCGGTGGCGGCTACATCTTTGGCACCCCGTCGGGCGCGAGGGGGAACTTCGGCGTTGGCGGGGGCGTCAAGAACGGCGCCTTCGGGGGACACCTGAACTACATCGACCATGACAGCGACCTGCACGTGAAAGCGACCAGCATCACGGGGTACGTGTTCGTCGATCCCCAGACGCGCAGCATCTGCGGAACGTATGCCACCAACACCGGGGAGACCGGCTCCTTCCTCGTCACAGTGACCGATATGGGAGAACCGGACGGCGACGATATCTTCGAGATCACGCTGGTGGAAAGCGACTATTCTGCAGCGGGCGACCTGGGTGGGCCCGGCCCGGGCGGCGGCAACATCCGACTCCATGGGAGCAACCCGTCGAACACGCCGCCGACTGAGGGCGTTTGCCCGGATGATGGAAACGGCATTCCGGTGTAA
- a CDS encoding choice-of-anchor P family protein: protein MVTVVVGVASLLLWSTTSDAQSVSGYASAVQATVLGTTTALSHTGTLVDANDAREASQLTGSIPSLLQAEVLHATAISSVQGSDASGAVGSEASLANLGLTVAGNAIAAEFVMARALAPVGAVPVGVPAVEGLSVDGVPIWVTGEPNQTISLPGATIVLNEVRTSASGITVTALKVTSIDGLTDVAVATAVAGVTSVESATVSEPATTLLGQTVPLSP, encoded by the coding sequence TTGGTCACAGTCGTAGTGGGGGTGGCCAGTCTGTTGCTATGGTCCACAACCAGCGACGCCCAGTCCGTCAGCGGATACGCCAGTGCTGTCCAAGCGACCGTTCTCGGAACGACGACGGCCCTCTCCCACACCGGAACGCTCGTCGATGCAAATGACGCTCGGGAAGCATCACAACTCACGGGAAGCATCCCTTCCCTGCTCCAGGCGGAAGTGCTTCACGCCACGGCAATTAGCTCGGTCCAGGGGTCGGATGCCAGTGGTGCAGTGGGCTCCGAAGCCTCGCTGGCGAACCTGGGCCTCACGGTGGCGGGAAACGCCATCGCCGCCGAATTCGTCATGGCAAGGGCGCTGGCGCCGGTCGGCGCTGTTCCTGTCGGCGTGCCAGCCGTCGAGGGCCTTTCCGTCGATGGAGTCCCCATCTGGGTGACGGGAGAGCCGAACCAGACGATCTCCCTTCCCGGAGCCACGATCGTGCTCAACGAGGTGCGCACTTCAGCGAGCGGCATCACGGTTACCGCGCTCAAGGTCACCTCTATAGACGGCCTGACAGATGTAGCGGTCGCAACCGCCGTCGCTGGCGTCACTTCTGTGGAGTCGGCCACGGTCTCGGAGCCCGCGACCACGCTCCTCGGCCAGACGGTGCCGCTCTCGCCGTAG
- a CDS encoding CDGSH iron-sulfur domain-containing protein: MARLVKHERNKPYRITPEEVKGPIWLCACGLSKNKPYCDSSHKKTLDEQVGDVYVYDEQSRVKVESQY, encoded by the coding sequence ATGGCGCGCCTGGTCAAGCACGAGCGGAACAAGCCCTACCGGATCACGCCGGAGGAGGTGAAGGGGCCCATCTGGCTGTGCGCCTGCGGCCTCTCGAAGAACAAACCCTACTGCGACAGCTCCCACAAGAAGACGCTGGACGAGCAGGTTGGGGACGTCTACGTGTACGACGAGCAGAGCAGGGTGAAGGTGGAGAGCCAGTACTGA
- a CDS encoding carboxymuconolactone decarboxylase family protein, producing the protein MESLQERTARRKRLNGKILASPMRVYAAFRGTGEGVFTDGALSKKHKELMALAVAVSQNCFD; encoded by the coding sequence ATGGAGAGCCTGCAGGAGCGGACGGCGCGCAGGAAGCGCCTGAACGGGAAGATCCTGGCCAGCCCGATGCGGGTCTACGCCGCGTTCCGGGGAACCGGGGAGGGGGTCTTCACCGACGGGGCGCTGAGCAAGAAGCACAAGGAGTTGATGGCCCTGGCCGTGGCGGTGAGCCAGAACTGCTTCGACTGA
- a CDS encoding M2 family metallopeptidase gives MREEVAAFLREHEAAVRPLEKALNEAAWQLALTGEDRWKEEVVRLAIARRGLSADPVGYRRLHDWHGRRADLADPIQARQVRQLFLEFRASQMDPETLEALERLAAEAEQRFDTFRSTLAGQPATANALEEILRASDDGPARQRAWEASQQIGPEVAPLVQEMVRHRNRVARGMGFPDHFAFALETRELAESPLFVLLEEVDRRTAGPFLVEKARLDAELCARFGVIAGDLRPWHYADPFFQHPPPRRDLALDALFAGADLPALMVASFDGIGLEVRDILARSDLFEKPGKSQHGFCADIDREGDIRILCNLVGNEHWMRTLLHEGGHAVYDKYVDRSLPYFLRRPAHACTTEAVAMLLERQIYQAPWLTAVAGLPAGEAAALAAAAAAHHRFGLLLFARWALVMIHFERALYRTPEADLDRLWWTLKARFQGLTPPVARRGPDWAAKLHLALAPVYYQNYLLGELFASQLHRAIQGWVPGGRLALNPAAGAFLRERVFAPANRWPWPRLVAEATEGPLSPEAFAAEAGAEGR, from the coding sequence GTGAGAGAGGAGGTGGCAGCCTTCCTCCGGGAGCACGAGGCGGCCGTGCGTCCCCTGGAGAAGGCCCTGAACGAGGCGGCCTGGCAGCTGGCGCTCACGGGGGAGGACCGCTGGAAGGAGGAGGTGGTCCGGCTGGCCATCGCCCGGCGGGGCCTCTCCGCGGACCCGGTCGGATACCGCCGCCTTCACGACTGGCACGGGCGCCGGGCGGACCTGGCCGATCCGATCCAGGCCCGCCAGGTCCGGCAACTCTTCCTGGAATTCCGGGCGAGCCAGATGGACCCCGAGACCCTCGAGGCGCTGGAGCGCCTGGCGGCGGAGGCGGAGCAACGCTTCGATACGTTCCGGAGCACGCTGGCTGGCCAGCCCGCCACAGCCAACGCGCTGGAGGAGATCCTGCGCGCCTCCGACGACGGGCCGGCCCGACAGCGGGCGTGGGAAGCCTCGCAGCAGATCGGGCCCGAGGTCGCCCCGCTCGTCCAGGAGATGGTCCGGCACCGCAACCGGGTCGCCCGGGGGATGGGGTTCCCCGACCACTTCGCCTTTGCCCTGGAGACCCGGGAGCTGGCGGAGAGCCCGCTCTTTGTCCTGCTGGAGGAGGTGGATCGCCGGACCGCCGGCCCGTTCCTCGTCGAGAAGGCGCGCCTGGACGCGGAGCTGTGCGCCCGGTTCGGTGTGATCGCGGGAGACCTCCGCCCCTGGCACTACGCCGACCCCTTTTTCCAGCACCCGCCCCCCCGCCGTGATCTGGCCCTCGATGCCCTCTTCGCGGGGGCGGATCTACCGGCGCTCATGGTGGCGAGCTTCGATGGGATCGGCTTGGAGGTGCGGGATATCCTGGCGCGCAGCGACCTCTTCGAGAAGCCGGGGAAATCCCAGCACGGCTTCTGCGCGGACATCGATCGAGAAGGGGATATCCGGATTCTCTGCAATCTCGTCGGGAACGAGCATTGGATGCGGACGCTTTTGCACGAGGGGGGCCACGCCGTCTACGACAAGTACGTTGACCGGAGCCTCCCCTACTTCCTGCGGAGACCGGCCCACGCTTGCACCACGGAGGCGGTGGCCATGCTCCTGGAGCGGCAGATCTACCAGGCGCCGTGGCTCACGGCCGTAGCCGGACTGCCCGCCGGCGAGGCCGCGGCTCTGGCCGCCGCCGCCGCGGCGCACCACCGCTTTGGCCTGCTGCTCTTCGCCCGGTGGGCCCTGGTGATGATTCACTTCGAGCGGGCGCTCTACAGAACGCCGGAGGCCGACCTGGACCGGCTCTGGTGGACGCTCAAGGCCCGCTTCCAGGGCCTCACGCCCCCCGTGGCGCGCCGGGGCCCCGACTGGGCGGCAAAGCTGCACCTGGCCCTGGCGCCGGTCTACTACCAGAATTATCTTCTGGGGGAGCTGTTCGCGAGCCAGCTTCACCGGGCGATCCAGGGGTGGGTGCCCGGGGGGCGCCTCGCCCTGAATCCCGCTGCGGGGGCCTTCCTGCGGGAGCGGGTCTTCGCCCCGGCCAACCGGTGGCCCTGGCCGCGGCTCGTGGCGGAGGCGACGGAGGGCCCCCTCAGCCCGGAGGCCTTCGCCGCCGAGGCCGGGGCGGAAGGGCGTTGA
- a CDS encoding SCP2 sterol-binding domain-containing protein yields MAGDEAPRTPDAPPDLAALLARLPAALDPGAAAGVEGVVQFDLTGEGGATYFLAIQGGACTVGEGRHPGPNVVLTLSAADCVAVITGAVKARALFDTGRLQIAGNLFLALLLRDLFPRDRLLR; encoded by the coding sequence ATGGCGGGAGACGAGGCACCCCGGACGCCGGACGCGCCACCAGACCTCGCCGCCCTCCTTGCGCGCCTGCCGGCCGCCCTGGACCCGGGAGCTGCCGCCGGCGTCGAGGGGGTCGTCCAGTTCGACCTCACCGGGGAGGGGGGCGCCACGTACTTCCTGGCCATCCAGGGCGGCGCCTGCACGGTCGGCGAGGGGCGCCACCCGGGCCCGAACGTCGTGCTGACCCTGAGCGCCGCCGACTGCGTGGCGGTGATCACGGGCGCCGTGAAGGCCCGGGCCCTCTTCGACACGGGGCGGCTGCAGATCGCCGGGAACCTCTTCCTCGCCCTCCTGCTCCGCGACCTCTTCCCCCGGGACCGTCTCCTCCGCTGA
- a CDS encoding DUF3187 family protein, whose translation MGMARAWLAGLLLLALGVPPALRPAPAFPGSPAILGKGPLPIRNQSPVQLLFLQLAPEGARPVPREVWEVRADLVETNTLVAEGPSPAGFAGVLNFEQTRLNVTVRRGLWPGGEGGIELPIVYGWGGILDSFIDAFEHLIDMRRDLRRDEVSVGGQNRYRYSITRNGGAFLQGESGDWDIGDLALTAKHALWEEPDASLALRAGVKLPTGRPSRATGSGDVDLALGIAGDLRRPPLAAYANLSGTLPLGRFRGESVNPIVSGLLGLEVALTETSAFLVQVEGISAPFSGTGLAFLDDPIFQFQVGLRFLLRPNLLLDVGIIEDFWFQPVRSVEASADFSVYASLRATWGP comes from the coding sequence ATGGGCATGGCGCGCGCCTGGCTTGCTGGCCTCCTCCTCCTCGCCCTGGGGGTGCCCCCTGCGCTCCGGCCAGCCCCGGCGTTCCCGGGGTCCCCGGCCATCCTGGGGAAGGGACCTCTGCCCATCCGGAACCAGTCCCCGGTCCAGCTCCTGTTCCTCCAGCTCGCCCCGGAGGGGGCGCGCCCCGTCCCCCGGGAGGTCTGGGAGGTCCGGGCGGACCTGGTGGAGACCAACACCCTCGTAGCGGAGGGGCCCTCCCCGGCCGGCTTTGCGGGGGTCCTGAACTTCGAGCAGACGCGGCTGAACGTGACCGTCCGGCGTGGCCTCTGGCCTGGAGGGGAGGGGGGGATCGAGCTTCCTATCGTCTACGGGTGGGGCGGGATTCTGGATTCCTTCATCGACGCCTTCGAGCACCTCATTGACATGCGGCGGGACCTGCGGCGGGACGAGGTGAGCGTGGGGGGACAGAACCGGTACCGCTATAGCATCACGCGCAACGGCGGGGCCTTCCTCCAGGGGGAGAGCGGCGACTGGGACATCGGGGACCTGGCCCTCACGGCAAAGCACGCCCTCTGGGAGGAGCCGGACGCCAGCCTGGCCCTTCGGGCCGGCGTGAAGCTCCCCACCGGCAGGCCGAGCCGCGCCACCGGGAGCGGCGATGTGGACCTCGCGCTGGGGATCGCCGGAGACCTCCGTCGACCGCCGCTCGCCGCCTACGCCAACCTGAGCGGCACGCTCCCCCTGGGGCGCTTCCGCGGGGAGAGCGTGAACCCAATCGTCTCCGGGCTTCTCGGACTCGAAGTGGCCCTGACGGAGACCTCCGCCTTCCTCGTCCAGGTGGAGGGGATCAGCGCGCCCTTCTCCGGCACCGGCCTGGCCTTCCTGGACGACCCGATCTTCCAGTTCCAGGTGGGCCTCCGGTTCCTGCTGCGCCCCAATCTCCTCCTGGACGTGGGGATCATCGAGGACTTCTGGTTCCAGCCGGTCCGGAGCGTGGAGGCCAGCGCGGATTTCTCCGTCTACGCCTCCCTCCGGGCCACCTGGGGACCCTGA
- a CDS encoding trypsin-like peptidase domain-containing protein, translating to MRVRFVHVSGGRRGAEQVFDQDRVTIGSAPDNDLRFDGTSDPGVAPHHAEARVEGGEVLLADRGSGRGLFVNGEPVRTVALRDGDLVEVGEGGPKLRFHRAPEVASKPLRSLVADAGALVRAARRGRVGSATAFLRYLAIAVGREASPAVRLAFVLGLLLMVLFLVGVPIVLVAGQWQLRQARTVIAGLSVQLRQERLFREGLHQRVEAARRAVEEQQQALTSGLESLRRERDRLRGDLATTEGRLQRLETAQSAGERIIARVAGGVALLQVLVGFEDGEGRRLRYTLGPEGKPLLGPGGDPALTVEGDGPPATRHFVGTGFLVRADGQLLTSRHVVEPWQGAGEVFAPFRTAGFRPVPLLRRAFFPGIPRPFPLTVARVSEEADVAVLKFEPGKARLPVLELDRTGQDAAPGRSVLVIGYPAGLEAILAKAPPNVLDQLVALELSDLVQVVEALATRRLIRPAATRGFLGDVLPHEMTFDAQTTIGGSGGPVVAMTGRVVGVSYAVLRQFGGSNFAVPVRLVLPLLRGS from the coding sequence ATGCGAGTCAGGTTTGTCCACGTGTCGGGAGGCCGGCGAGGCGCCGAGCAGGTCTTCGACCAGGACCGGGTGACGATCGGCAGCGCCCCGGACAACGACCTCCGCTTCGATGGTACCTCGGATCCCGGCGTGGCCCCCCACCATGCCGAGGCGCGTGTCGAGGGGGGCGAGGTCCTCCTGGCCGACCGGGGGAGCGGCCGCGGCCTGTTCGTCAATGGGGAACCCGTCCGCACGGTCGCCCTCCGGGACGGGGACCTCGTGGAGGTGGGAGAGGGGGGGCCGAAGCTCCGGTTCCACCGCGCTCCGGAGGTCGCCTCCAAGCCGCTGCGGAGCCTCGTGGCCGACGCGGGCGCTCTGGTCCGCGCGGCCCGGCGGGGTCGGGTCGGGAGCGCAACGGCCTTTCTCCGGTACCTCGCGATCGCGGTCGGCCGCGAGGCCTCCCCCGCTGTCCGGCTCGCCTTCGTCCTTGGCCTCCTCCTGATGGTGCTCTTCCTCGTCGGCGTCCCGATCGTGCTGGTGGCGGGGCAGTGGCAGCTCCGGCAGGCCAGGACGGTCATCGCCGGGCTCTCGGTGCAGCTCCGACAGGAGCGCCTCTTCCGGGAGGGGCTGCACCAGCGGGTGGAGGCCGCCCGGCGGGCCGTGGAGGAGCAGCAGCAGGCGCTGACCTCCGGTCTGGAGAGCCTCCGACGGGAGCGGGATCGGCTGCGCGGTGATCTGGCCACCACCGAGGGTCGGCTCCAGCGCCTCGAGACGGCCCAGAGTGCCGGGGAGCGGATCATCGCCCGCGTCGCGGGCGGGGTCGCCTTGCTCCAGGTCCTCGTGGGGTTCGAGGATGGGGAGGGGCGGCGGCTGCGCTACACCCTCGGCCCGGAGGGGAAGCCCCTCCTCGGCCCAGGGGGGGATCCCGCCCTGACGGTGGAAGGCGACGGGCCCCCGGCCACGCGCCACTTCGTAGGGACCGGATTTCTGGTGAGGGCCGACGGACAACTGCTCACCAGCCGGCACGTGGTCGAGCCCTGGCAGGGGGCGGGGGAGGTCTTTGCCCCCTTCCGCACCGCCGGTTTCCGTCCGGTTCCCCTCCTTCGCCGGGCCTTTTTCCCCGGCATCCCCCGTCCGTTTCCCCTCACCGTCGCCCGAGTTTCCGAGGAGGCCGACGTGGCGGTCCTGAAGTTCGAGCCGGGGAAAGCCCGGCTGCCGGTCCTGGAGCTGGACCGGACGGGCCAGGATGCCGCCCCGGGTCGATCGGTCCTCGTCATCGGCTACCCGGCAGGCCTGGAGGCCATCCTGGCCAAGGCCCCGCCGAATGTCCTGGACCAGCTCGTGGCGCTGGAGCTGAGCGACCTGGTCCAGGTGGTGGAAGCGTTAGCCACCCGCCGCCTCATCCGTCCGGCCGCCACCCGGGGATTCCTCGGGGACGTCCTCCCGCATGAGATGACCTTCGACGCGCAGACCACGATCGGCGGGAGCGGGGGCCCGGTCGTGGCCATGACCGGGCGGGTGGTCGGGGTCTCCTACGCGGTCCTCCGCCAGTTTGGCGGGTCGAACTTCGCGGTCCCGGTCCGCCTCGTCCTCCCCCTCCTCAGGGGTTCCTGA
- a CDS encoding Stp1/IreP family PP2C-type Ser/Thr phosphatase: protein MPIQVVGRTDSGRQRDHNEDSLLADPEAGLFAVADGMGGHEAGEVASALALSALREALAPRGQLPAALQAPALEALAEGVRVANRRVFEAGRHRPADARMGTTLVSALVEDEKAAFASVGDSRIYRVREGALDQLSRDHSLVGELVARGEMTAEEARLSPHKHVITRALGMQPAVDMDAWSEALQSGDLFLFCSDGLTDEVTDPEILETLLAGSSDLEAACQALIDLANRRGGRDNITALLVRFEPPPALG, encoded by the coding sequence GTGCCCATTCAGGTGGTGGGCCGGACGGATTCCGGGCGGCAGCGCGATCACAACGAAGACAGCCTTTTGGCCGACCCCGAGGCCGGTCTGTTCGCTGTCGCCGACGGAATGGGGGGACACGAGGCGGGGGAGGTGGCAAGCGCCCTGGCGCTCTCCGCCCTCCGGGAGGCCCTGGCTCCACGAGGCCAGCTTCCCGCGGCGCTCCAAGCCCCGGCCCTCGAGGCGCTGGCCGAGGGGGTCCGCGTGGCCAACCGCCGGGTGTTCGAGGCCGGGCGGCACCGGCCCGCGGACGCCCGGATGGGGACCACGCTGGTCAGCGCCCTCGTCGAGGACGAAAAGGCCGCCTTCGCTTCGGTCGGGGACAGCCGCATCTATCGGGTCCGGGAGGGGGCGCTCGATCAGCTCTCGCGCGACCACTCGCTGGTCGGGGAGCTCGTGGCGCGGGGGGAGATGACCGCGGAGGAGGCCCGCCTCTCCCCTCACAAGCACGTCATCACGCGCGCGCTCGGGATGCAGCCGGCCGTCGACATGGATGCGTGGAGCGAGGCCTTGCAATCCGGGGACCTCTTCCTCTTCTGCTCGGATGGCCTGACCGACGAGGTCACCGACCCCGAGATCCTGGAAACCCTCCTGGCCGGCAGCTCCGATCTGGAGGCTGCCTGCCAGGCGCTGATTGATCTGGCGAACCGGCGCGGGGGGCGGGACAACATCACTGCCCTCCTCGTCCGGTTCGAGCCCCCCCCGGCTCTCGGCTAG
- a CDS encoding FHA domain-containing protein, which produces MSAPRFPACGAPVAPPGSRYQGFDEMYRSLLGAGRTASGYFVLGLGEEARYLFVLGGLPYGAGRAQGDRLGSTPIGDFFGAYAAHPTAPLLFCPADAFLIHGLLVLFGSRPSVQVTSDLVDVQGVLERLAARGVSTVLALRQGERIHLALCPAGRPARTYFVPDGADLPADEDAQDSLLAFVYTRQGGQAMALDVYEGLEVPPAADACLVNPPPGRRWTQHYRPATIAPAASPATPASTPMPQAEVTVMLGDRILQTVPLGKARFTIGRAPGNDLVIENAGVSRLHAVIRFEGQGFVLEDQRSANGTFLNRERVTTQALRDGNEIGILKHRLIFRCGAAREVEAAAPGRPSPPVTVHVGTRELERLLGKGPAAGARLLVPGREPVLLGGAPVTIGSGEEATVRVAGLLVKRVHARITREADGRFRLTHLGGLSPTKVNGERVAEQLLRDGDVIAIGGMEFTVRLAEGVAATDRPARA; this is translated from the coding sequence ATGTCTGCGCCTCGTTTCCCCGCCTGCGGCGCCCCTGTCGCCCCTCCCGGCAGCCGCTACCAGGGGTTCGATGAGATGTACCGGAGCCTCCTCGGGGCGGGGCGGACCGCCAGCGGCTACTTCGTCCTGGGCCTCGGGGAGGAGGCCCGGTACTTGTTCGTCCTCGGGGGGCTTCCGTACGGGGCCGGTCGGGCGCAGGGGGACCGTCTGGGGAGCACCCCCATCGGGGATTTCTTCGGTGCCTACGCCGCGCATCCCACGGCCCCGCTCCTCTTCTGCCCGGCCGATGCCTTCCTGATTCACGGGCTCCTGGTCCTCTTCGGCAGCCGCCCGTCGGTTCAGGTGACGAGTGACCTGGTCGACGTGCAGGGGGTCCTGGAACGGCTGGCCGCGCGGGGCGTCAGCACCGTCCTGGCCCTCCGGCAGGGGGAGCGGATCCACCTGGCCCTGTGCCCTGCCGGTCGCCCGGCCCGGACCTACTTCGTGCCGGACGGCGCCGATCTGCCGGCGGACGAGGACGCGCAGGATTCCCTCCTCGCGTTTGTCTATACCCGGCAGGGCGGGCAGGCGATGGCCCTGGACGTGTACGAGGGGCTGGAGGTCCCTCCAGCAGCAGACGCCTGCCTCGTGAATCCCCCCCCGGGGCGGCGCTGGACCCAGCACTACCGCCCCGCCACCATCGCCCCCGCGGCCTCGCCGGCCACCCCCGCCTCTACCCCCATGCCGCAGGCGGAGGTCACCGTGATGCTTGGAGACCGGATCCTCCAGACGGTCCCACTGGGCAAGGCCCGGTTCACCATCGGTCGCGCGCCCGGAAACGATCTGGTCATCGAGAATGCCGGCGTCTCCCGACTGCACGCCGTCATCCGGTTCGAGGGACAGGGGTTCGTCCTGGAGGACCAGCGGAGCGCCAACGGCACCTTCCTCAACCGGGAGCGGGTCACCACCCAGGCTCTGCGGGACGGGAACGAGATCGGCATCCTGAAGCACCGCCTGATCTTCCGGTGCGGGGCGGCGCGGGAAGTCGAGGCCGCCGCACCGGGCAGGCCCAGCCCTCCGGTGACCGTCCACGTGGGCACCCGTGAGCTGGAGCGCCTCCTGGGGAAAGGGCCGGCCGCCGGCGCGCGGCTTCTCGTCCCGGGCCGGGAGCCAGTCCTCCTGGGTGGGGCGCCGGTGACCATCGGGAGCGGGGAAGAGGCCACCGTGCGGGTGGCGGGCCTCCTGGTGAAAAGGGTCCACGCCCGGATCACCCGGGAGGCGGATGGCCGGTTCCGGTTGACCCACCTGGGAGGCCTCAGTCCAACCAAGGTGAACGGGGAGCGGGTGGCGGAGCAACTCCTGCGGGATGGAGACGTGATCGCCATCGGGGGCATGGAGTTCACCGTCCGCCTGGCGGAGGGGGTCGCCGCGACGGACCGCCCCGCCCGGGCGTGA